In Gossypium hirsutum isolate 1008001.06 chromosome A10, Gossypium_hirsutum_v2.1, whole genome shotgun sequence, the DNA window GCCGAAATGAGTTTTCCCTGGTGGGGTACATTCTTGGAGTCCAAGTTTCCTTCTACCTGTGctcatttaatatttatcttgaatCTTTAGTTATTCTGTTTTATATGTGAAAGTTTGTGGCTTCTAACAGTTCTCCAGCAACATTCTTCCAATATAATTACTATTACTAATTAGTGTGATGTTGGGGAAATCCTGTTGTGTAGTATGATATTATTTCTGTAAGATTATCTTGATGTCTTGTCACCCTTATAATACTAGTGCATTgttttatgttatatatgaacTAATTTTGCTTCTCAATGTTTCTAGCGGCTGATATACTCTTGTGGAAGCGGTGGAGTGTTTCTCTCGGTGTCATTGTTGTTGCTTCTGTTGCTTGGCTCATATTTGAGTGGTCTGGATTACCATTCTTATCTATTTGTTCAGATGTCTTGCTGATATTAATTATAGTTTTGTTTGTCCATTCCAACTATGCTGCTTACAGAGATAGGTATTACCAACATTTCTTTTTTATGTGTTGATTTCCTTTTGAATACTGAAGCAGTTTTGACAATGAAGTCGATATATTATTTAAGCAGACAACCACAATCATTACCAGAGCTTGAATTGTCAGAGGAAATGGTTAACAACGCTGCAGCGTCGTTTCGTGTTAAAATCAATAACGTGCTTCTTATGGCTCATGATATAACTCTTGGCAAAGATTTTCGGCTTTTTTTCAAGGTCAGTTAGATCAGTTGTATTTAAACTAAATGTTCTGTGCTGCAACATACACAGGCACAAACAGATAAAGAATCAATGTTAAAATAGAATTGTATGTCTTGTTAGTGGAATTATGATTAAGTTGATATGTgactttttttactattattactaAAAATAGTCGTTAGAATGAAGGGTGTGGGAAGTAAGAGTAGTGGTTTTGCTCGTTCTGTTTACCTTCCAGTTAACTCCACAGACTCCTCCTTTTGGGGGCAAAAATCTCTTAATTCTAGGGATTTTGGAGTTGAGTATTTTCCcgcattttaataaataaatcaattaagaATATGTAGTCTTCATTTCCCTCTATTGTCTTCTCTCAACAAAGGTTGATCAAGGGCATTTTCCAACTTAAAATCTTACTTCAAACTTGAAAACCCTGTCTCGCTCTTCCAGCAAGCACTCTTCTATTCATTCTGACCTTTTTGTGTTTATTGCCAAGATGTTGTGTTAATAGTTTGCTTCAGGCCTCTATTTTTTTCATGTCATATGGAGCTTCATGGTGTTTGTATAATGTCCTGGGTTCTACTCCACTTTTGCAATATCACCAGACCTGTTCCAGTCTGCCAGCTTCTGCCATTCATTTATTGGGGTACGGGCTGGGAAGGCTGTTGCTTAACGAAATTTTCTAACCTGTAGTTGATTTGGCAGGTTGTGACTTGTCTGTGGCTCTTGTCTGCTATTGGTAGCTATTGCTCTTTCTTCACGCTTGCCTATATTGGTAAGCATGTTAATCTGTCAACTGAATGCatattcatttttgttttaattcatgGATATGATTAATTATTGTCATTTTTATTATTGGTTTGATGGATATAATGTTAAATGCAACTATCTTAGTTGTTTAGCCACAATCTCATTTGGTTTATTTCTGGTAAACAACTATGCATTTGGTTCATTAAAGATTCTTGTCACAAGCTCTCTAGGACCTAGGGATATTAAGCATATCTGTGCATTTTTATGCCAATCAATTGTCAAATGCAGGCATTTTGCTAATGAACTTTCTTTGCTTATTTACTCATTTAAATATAATGTTTTTGTCATTTGCGATGGCAGGAACCATCTTATCGGTTACTCTTCTTGCCTTCTACAGCAAATACGAAGAGCCTGTGAATAAATACTGTGGAATGATCCAGCGAAAGTTTTCCCAGCAGTACAAGATAGTAGATGATAGTGTGACGAACAGAATACCCCGCAGTTTTTCAAAAGATAAAGACACCTAATTCTCACAGTTTACGTAGAGCTTATGAGTAAACATGCTTTACTCTTTTCATTACTGATGCAAAGTTGTCAAGTTGCAACGTCTGCTAAATGCTTCCACATTAgagtggaaaagaaaaaagatggttAAGGGATTTCTGCAGACATGATATTCCTGGAGTTTCCTTAGGACTTATTTCTTGATATCGATTCTTGAAGAACCTCTATGGTCTGCTTGGAGCTTTCTGTATTTGTTGGGTTTGTAGAATTAGTTAGTAGTAGTTCGGTTGAGCCGATTTATCAATAACAGCTGGTAATGACTGTCTTCCTTCTTAAGAGAACAGCACATTGGTTGATGCTTTATGGATGTAATATTACACTTGATAAATTCGAAAGCATGCAACTGTCTGCTTTGTTTATGTCTTTCAGTGATGTCTTACTTGTAAAAAAATTGTCTGAGGTTGGTTACTGTGCTCGGCCTCCTCAAGTCTTATCTGGTTACTTAATGTCCCTCTAGAAATGCTGCTAAATCTTCATTTTAGTTTATTGAGCTAATTAGTAGTAAGCATTATGCATATTATCCACAAATGAAGATCCAGAGGTGGTCAAAATTGTGATGAAAATCAAAGAAACTTGAATTTATGTGAGCATTTTCTCCTGTATTCTGTTTATAACTTAGCAATCGAAAAACAGGGAGTAGCAAAGACATCAGCACATTCAAGTTGAGACATATATATAACAAGTGCTTCATGTGTTCCATTTTTACCGCAGATTTTTAGGATTTATAAAAGTTTAACTGATTAGAGGTAATTGTACTTTCAAAACAACTGTTGAAACCATAGCAGGTAGACAGCATGAACGTTGAAGCATGGATGCCTCAAATTTGCCAAATACTGTGGATCCTAGCAAACCAACTGAATGCAATTCTCTCATAGTTAAATTTAATACACACACTTTTGAAGTTTCTGAATCCTTAAGGATGAAGGCAGGACAAGTTAATTCTGGCTGCTTTGATGCATTGAAGCTTGGAGCAATTCCTTTGCCTTGTTCAACCAAACATTATACAGTTGATCCGAGAACAAAACAAAGTGTACCTGTGAATTTCAAGGGAGGACCAACAATTTTCTAATGAAGCTTtatcccccccaaaaaaaaagaaaagaaaaaaagaataagcATTGAAAAGGAGGATAAGGATGGATATCCAGTGGAACAATTATGAATTAAGATGAATCTGACATGAGTTGCCATGCACTATTACGACATAGTAAGGCTTCAACTGATGATGCTGATATTTAAGCAAGATTCAAATTAACAACAATATTATCTACATGGAAGATGGGGTCATGGTAATATTGATCTTTATTGAATTTCAACTTACAAGCCTATATGTACATCTATCATCTGGACAAGGATGTTTAGGATCATCGATCTATCAATCAACAATCTTGGACTGCAAGAATCTGAAgccaaaaaggagaaaaaaaatacCTCTTTAATGCCATCTGCAAAGTTTTTGACAGTAGATATAGCAATTGTTGCAGCTTCTTCAAAAGGATACCTGAAAAATTTTCAGAGAGGTAAATAAGACATTAAATACTAACTGATCACATCATTCAACATCCATACTCATAACAAGTTTTCATTATTTAGATGAATATACATGTGTATATGCGTGTGATTTTGTAGAAAAGAATGATCATATTCTCCCATGCATGAACATTGAATAATACACTAAAAAATAGCAGATACGAGTCCATGTGATAGATCCACTGAGAAGCATGCAACAAAGATACACATAAGTTATTCAAATACACCAGTAAAGAAAAAACCACTGGTAGTTCCTAATACTAAAACATTTCTTACCCGTATACACCACAAGATATGGCAGTAAAAGCAATGTATTCAATGTTGTTCTCTTTAGCCACACTCAAGCAGTTTCTGCAACCAATTTGGTAATATTCAAGAgaatataaatgataaaaaagttAGCAATTAATATATAAGAATCATCTTGTATATTGATGGCATACTTGTATGCACTTGTCAAGGAGGCTTTGGGGTCTTTATGAGAATCATAAATAGGTCCAACAGTGTGAATTACATGAGATGCAGGCAGTTTAAAACCTCTGCAAAACACAtcaatatgttattatatataatatgtgtttatataaaACTAGAAAGAAGGATAACTTACGGGGTAATCCTTGCTTCTCCAGTGGGACAACGAACATCAGGTTCATTCTGGGACTTTATAGCATGCTTCAACGAGTTCTGGTCCAGCTGCTCTATGTATAGCTGGTATCATTGTATTAATATTGGTCATTGGAGCTTCATTGACATTATATTAATTCTTGTATGAAAATTCAATAGGCAGAAGGCCAAGAGTAAGTAACTTATGTTGGCCATAGTTAAATAAAATGTGAAGATGGTCGTTAAGTCGGATTTCAAATTTATCTAATTAGACCGAATGAACCAATCCTCCGTTCTCCCTATGTTTATTGTATATTTATTATACCTCCATCAGCCCCACCACCTCCAAGCATTCTTTCATTTGCTGGATTTACCTGTACAAGCTTATAAATCATCACAAGCCACAAGTATACATAAATTCCCTAAAACTTGAATTCTTCTAATTCAATTGTTTAGTTCAAGTTTCAAGCATAACACATACACTTATATGTATCAATAATATCTACTTGATGAGAATGAAATAATTAAGCAGCGATATATACACACCACACTTTCTTCTTTAATGGATTATACAAAGTTTAATATAATTTCAAAGAATATAAATTGGGGCACCTTTGCCCCATGATCTCACTAATCACTACCAATACTTCCCACCCCCAAAACGTATATATTTGCCATTAAATTATGAGGAAAAAAGAAACCCTCTGTTGCACAatagaaaatttgaagaaaaaagaaagaaaaattaatgaCTTACAATAGCATCGGAGGAGCCATTAAGGAACCAGAGAGTGATGTCACCCTTCTGGATTTTAAGTACAGTGGTTTCGGACAACTTGAAGATATTACCAACTTCTTCTCCTTCTTTGCCACCAGTTGCCGATGCCATCCTTGAAAATCCTACCACCTCAAATTAGACacggtttaaataaaaatttaggaaAGGCATAATGAATTTTTTGgccctccaactttacaaaaaatttattttagcccCCAATTTATCTTTTCACTTgttttttaatctttatatttgtattttttgtgAAATCACcacaaaatagatgaaaaaattatGACATGtcagaatttaatttttatccttgCCTCATCCAACAAAATCATTAACTTTTTCATTAATAATAAGTAGATCAAATTGAAAACTTGTGATTTTTATCCTTGTCCCATCCAACAAAATCATTCACATCAGTAACAAAAAGAGGCTTATAAGATGCAATGCATGAAACCACAGGTGGCGGTAACATATCTTTTATCAGCTCCCAGTTCCAATCTCTACTCGGTAAAACCATTTCCATAACAGGAACATGTTCAATGGGTATAATTTCGGGTTGTGTACAGACATTAATTAGAGGACCCCATTCCTTCACTCAAGTATCTCTCCGAAAATCACCGTTTAAACACTTCCCAACATTCCATACGACTAGGAGTGTGCaaattttgggtaaaactgaattaatttggttaactgaccgaattcggttaattggttagttaaccgaattaattcggtcggaggttggttaataattttttggaagttcgattaacggttaattcggttcgaaatcgatcggttaaccgaattaaccgaatttaataaataaaattataatatataagtattcggtctgttcggttaattttttggaaatataaattaatcggtcggttaagtcgattaatttttgatatgttttatacttgttttaaccaaaaataaaaaatatatataaatttcggttaattcggttaacagacagaattaaccgaaaaaagttcagttcggttaatttttttgaaaaaatttcagttcggttaacggttaagaGTTTAAaagggtcggttaattcggttaatagtaattcgggtcggttaaccgattgaacacccctacATACGACACTTTCCCGTACTTTGCTCTAGATCCTACAAATACCTTTCCAAAATTGAGAAGCATTACCCACCAGTAAGACAATAGGCGCCTTGCCCTTCCACTTATATTTCAAACCAAGAACCTGAACCCATAATTGCTCAGGCTTTCTGATAAGATTTTAACCAATCTTCATAAGGAATGCATTATTTTGACAATCAATTTTCTTGAACCCAAGACCACCATTTTTTGTTTTTGCATATATCTTCCCACTTGACAAGGTTTATCCCTTTCTTCTCATCATTGTgcccccaaagaaaattctgaaTAATTTTTTCCATCTTAGAACGTACTCCTTTTGAAATGACTATCAATTGCATGACATACATGGGTAGAGACGTTAAAACTGACTTCGCTAAAGTAATTCTTCCAACTAGAGAGAGCAACTTAACTTTCCACCCAACTATTCTTTTCCTCATATATCCACCATAAAATAACAAGTATCTTTAGTCACTCTCTGATGTAGAAGTGGGACACCTAGATACTTACCAAAATTATCTACATGTGAATAACCAAGGCCACAACTAATGCTCCTTTTCAAGTCATTATGAACATTTTTAGaggaaaaaaattcttttttgcGCATTGACTCGATGCCTAGAACTACCGCAAAAACTTTCAATTACCTTTTTCATAATCAACATCTGATCAAAGGATGCCTCACTAAATAATACTAAGTCATCAACAAAGAATAGATGAGAGATACTAGGTCCATTTCTTGAGAGTTTTATAGATTTCCACACCCTTTCTTGACTTCAACATTAATACTTTGAGCCAAACGCTCCATACAAAGAACAAATAGGTAAGGTGGTAATGGGTCACATTTTCTAATTCCTCGAGGAGAAGTAAACACATCAGACGGATTCTCGTTCCAGATAACCCACATTGAAGATGAACAAACACAGTGCATGATAAGTTGTTTCATGGTACCTGGAATTTTGATATCCGATAAAGTATCCTCAATGAAGTCTCAATCAAGTCTATAATAGGCTTAAACTTGCATTTTTTGTGAAATCACcacaaaatggatggaaaagttatGACATGGTACACACGTAGATTGTCACGTGAATGACATGTAAGCATTGTGACAAGCCACGTATATGCTATATCatcaaagttaacaaatgttaacttttttttattaattttaaagtaatttgacaaaaaaaacaaattcaaaaatcaaaatataaatgaaGATCCAAAAggacttttcaaaaaaaattgaaaggctaaaaaaaatgattattcCTAAAAAGGAAAAGCTCGGGACTTGGAAGAGGGAGAGTAGGATGCTTTGAGCTTTAAGATATATTTTCTTATGAAACAACCGACTCTCGAGTTATACGAGGAAACACCCTTGACAACTtcaatcttaaaaaaaattatcatacaAGAAGAAGCAGTTCCCATCAAATTGGTTGgagtttatatattaaaaattgaataaatcctaaattaaaatctaaaataattaaattgaatttattgaTTAGATAacgaatgaaaataaatattaagcaagatgatgaatgatgaattcAAATTTTGAAGGTGGTAATGAATAATTAGGCACtttcttcaaaaaaataattgcaattaatattttgttttggcttttcttttttcataacgTCTTAAGAAGTTGTTTTATCAACCAAATGAAAATTTATACAACATTAAACGTGAATTGTggtacttattttattttattaaatgtatttaaatcatttgctttctttttctcAAGCTTCTAAGATGTTTTAGTTCATCCGGTTATCTTTTGTGTACCTATGAATTCAACAACAATTTGAAAGGTTGATCTATTCGGGAATTTCTAGATCTATGCTTATTTTCAACTCTTCGAAGTATTTCGTTGTTTACTACGTTTTTCCTTATCTCTGGGTGCCTAGATATCTATAGTAAACCTTTCCTCTACTGAATTAAGGTGTACTTACAGTATagtatttgtttaattttataaagccAATCTTGATTATATATTAAAACCAATGGGCCATAGGTTTTGAGAATCCATTTAACTTAAATTAATTGTAAGTTTtatatttggttatttatttgtttgagtaattagGTTTATTTTGAAGTTGAGCTGTTGTTGTGGGTTTTATATGGGTATTGGGGTTTTCTAACGTTGGATATTgagtatttgttttattttgggcTCGGTTTGGATATGGGTTTtgtgtttaataattaaaactttactcaatttaaaatattaaaactgaTTGAACTGAAAA includes these proteins:
- the LOC107897930 gene encoding reticulon-like protein B16 isoform X5, with translation MENSSNPDGEDTRNQTIPSTSSTSSSDDYRLFDRQGSLHQFLGGGKAADILLWKRWSVSLGVIVVASVAWLIFEWSGLPFLSICSDVLLILIIVLFVHSNYAAYRDRQPQSLPELELSEEMVNNAAASFRVKINNVLLMAHDITLGKDFRLFFKVVTCLWLLSAIGSYCSFFTLAYIANTKSL
- the LOC107897930 gene encoding reticulon-like protein B16 isoform X2, with amino-acid sequence MENSSNPDGEDTRNQTIPSTSSTSSSDDYRLFDRQGSLHQFLGGGKAADILLWKRWSVSLGVIVVASVAWLIFEWSGLPFLSICSDVLLILIIVLFVHSNYAAYRDRQPQSLPELELSEEMVNNAAASFRVKINNVLLMAHDITLGKDFRLFFKVVTCLWLLSAIGSYCSFFTLAYIGTILSVTLLAFYSKYEEPVNKYCGMIQRKFSQQYKIVDDSVTNRIPRSFSKDKDT
- the LOC107897930 gene encoding reticulon-like protein B16 isoform X4; the protein is MHKIEFTSDFTGFKKDGAQWLVDNTDIKLVAADILLWKRWSVSLGVIVVASVAWLIFEWSGLPFLSICSDVLLILIIVLFVHSNYAAYRDRQPQSLPELELSEEMVNNAAASFRVKINNVLLMAHDITLGKDFRLFFKVVTCLWLLSAIGSYCSFFTLAYIGTILSVTLLAFYSKYEEPVNKYCGMIQRKFSQQYKIVDDSVTNRIPRSFSKDKDT
- the LOC107897930 gene encoding reticulon-like protein B16 isoform X3, with protein sequence MHKIEFTSDFTGFKKDGAQWLVDNTDIKLVAADILLWKRWSVSLGVIVVASVAWLIFEWSGLPFLSICSDVLLILIIVLFVHSNYAAYRDSRQPQSLPELELSEEMVNNAAASFRVKINNVLLMAHDITLGKDFRLFFKVVTCLWLLSAIGSYCSFFTLAYIGTILSVTLLAFYSKYEEPVNKYCGMIQRKFSQQYKIVDDSVTNRIPRSFSKDKDT
- the LOC107897930 gene encoding reticulon-like protein B16 isoform X1, whose amino-acid sequence is MENSSNPDGEDTRNQTIPSTSSTSSSDDYRLFDRQGSLHQFLGGGKAADILLWKRWSVSLGVIVVASVAWLIFEWSGLPFLSICSDVLLILIIVLFVHSNYAAYRDSRQPQSLPELELSEEMVNNAAASFRVKINNVLLMAHDITLGKDFRLFFKVVTCLWLLSAIGSYCSFFTLAYIGTILSVTLLAFYSKYEEPVNKYCGMIQRKFSQQYKIVDDSVTNRIPRSFSKDKDT